The Trichoplusia ni isolate ovarian cell line Hi5 unplaced genomic scaffold, tn1 tig00003712, whole genome shotgun sequence genome includes a region encoding these proteins:
- the LOC113508056 gene encoding LOW QUALITY PROTEIN: pyruvate kinase-like (The sequence of the model RefSeq protein was modified relative to this genomic sequence to represent the inferred CDS: inserted 2 bases in 2 codons) → MALPWHIPLEAAITNKPQKGNPPQPNLLKHYCNLNLHQAPCEEMQTGLMCDIGVANREPAVIQRLIAAGLTVARLNMRDLEPDACAQLVQSIRQAVYNYSAELEYVYPLALMVDVRGPEIVTGDLKGGPKTTIELNQFDTIRITTDTSWRESGTPDCLYIGYDHLTDLHPGDLIIIDSLTPGKVKLVVTEVGDDSVECSITFGGTIGAKMTVRITHVPRDNEKSGKGDGSSNSLTGSQTSQQPFEHMEEQIAWAIGSDVDGVLVPNTQNASDIRGVKELLSDKGKHILVFACIDTVLGYDNFDQILDEADGIYLDRCILSTDLPVEKIFIAEKVMLAKCNKLGKPCICKAVINEQIPTLCVTDIANLVIDGADVICLELHYDSPLKKFSPSYDSVKMAEHCLAAAAVICRHAERIIWQPYIYGNTELMESLLDEPTRAIGVSACELAMRSCAVVIICLTSSGRTAKLIGQAKPHCPIVAVTRXCHTARQLRFWRGVRAMHYFEVXKGSWPLEVEARVHAALDYCKAKRILRAGDAYILVATSRRGVGYCDSIRLLYASARNTVSVD, encoded by the exons ATGGCTCTACCTTGGCATATTCCGTTGGAGGCAGCAATTACCAATAAGCCGCAAAAAGGTAATCCACCTCAGCccaatttactaaaacattacTGTAATCTTAACTTACATCAAGCTCCATGTGAAGAAATGCAAACAGGACTTATGTGTGATATAGGGGTAGCAAATCGAGAGCCTGCTGTGATTCAGAGATTAATTGCTGCGGGTTTGACAGTGGCGCGGCTCAATATGCGAGACCTCGAACCTGATGCCTGTGCGCAGTTAGTTCAAAGTATAAGACAAGctgtttataattatagtgcTGAATTGGAATACGTATATCCATTAGCTCTCATGGTAGACGTTAGAGGCCCGGAAATTGTAACAGGCGACCTTAAAGGCGGTCCAAAAACAACAATCGAGTTGAACCAATTTGACACAATACGGATAACTACTGATACAAGTTGGCGAGAGAGTGGTACACCAGACTGTCTATACATTGGATATGATCACTTAACTGATTTACATCCTGGcgatttaataattattgacagTCTGACCCCAGGTAAAGTAAAACTAGTCGTTACTGAAGTAGGAGATGATTCCGTCGAATGCTCAATTACTTTTGGCGGTACCATTGGTGCTAAGATGACAGTTCGGATTACACACGTACCTCGAGATAATGAAAAATCCGGTAAAGGCGATGGGAGTTCTAATTCTTTGACTGGTAGTCAGACATCACAACAACCTTTTGAACATATGGAAGAGCAAATAGCTTGGGCCATTGGATCTGACGTTGACGGTGTACTAGTTCCAAACACCCAAAATGCTAGTGATATTCGCGGAGTTAAGGAATTACTATCAGATAAAGGAAAACATATTCTAGTTTTTGCTTGCATTGATACCGTATTAGGATACGACAATTTTGACCAAATATTAGATGAAGCTGATGGAATTTATCTCGACCGGTGCATTCTAAGTACTGATTTAccagtagaaaaaatatttatagctgaGAAAGTGATGTTAGCTAAATGTAATAAACTGGGTAAACCGTGCATTTGTAAAGCAGTTATTAATGAACAGATTCCTACCCTTTGCGTCACAGATATTGCGAATCTTGTAATTGACGGCGCCGATGTTATTTGTTTGGAGCTACATTATGATTCTCccctaaagaagttttcaccGTCGTATGACTCAGTAAAAATGGCCGAGCACTGTCTCGCCGCCGCAGCCGTTATTTGCAGACATGCGGAGAGAATAATTTGGCAGCCGTATATATATGGCAATACCGAACTTATGGAAAGTCTACTTGACGAACCAACAAGAGCTATTGGTGTTAGTGCATGTGAACTTGCGATGCGCTCTTGCGCGGTTGTAATTATATGCCTAACTAGCTCTGGCCGAACAGCAAAGCTTATTGGTCAAGCCAAACCCCACTGTCCGATAGTTGCAGTAACAA GCTGTCACACAGCACGCCAGTTACGTTTTTGGCGAGGAGTTCGTGCCAtgcattattttgaag cTAAAGGATCTTGGCCGTTGGAAGTAGAAGCACGTGTTCATGCTGCTCTTGATTATTGCAAAGCAAAACGAATTTTGAGAGCTGGCGACGCTTATATTTTAGTAGCAACATCACGACGTGGAGTCGGATATTGCGATAGTATTAGATTGTTGTATGCTAGTGCCCGTAATACGGTTAGCGTAGAttag